The Catenuloplanes niger genome includes a window with the following:
- a CDS encoding fumarylacetoacetate hydrolase family protein — protein sequence MRFARFVHAGGVSFGVVEGEAGAGVAGLTVAEIDRTPFEPVTFTNKRWALADVHLLAPIFSSKVIGIGRNYADHAAELGNAVPKEPLMFLKPSSSVIGPNDTIRLPIQSQQVEHEAELAVVIGGTGPVSRIDRRDAEKVIFGYTCANDVTARDLQKNDVQFTRAKGFDSFCPVGPWIETRLDVSDLEVRCEVGRPGDEVREVRQLGRTKDMIFDVPSLVSYVSHVMSLLPGDLILTGTPAGVSTITDGDIVSVRVEGIGELTNPVAAR from the coding sequence ATGCGCTTTGCTCGTTTCGTTCACGCCGGTGGGGTGTCGTTCGGAGTGGTCGAGGGCGAGGCCGGTGCCGGCGTCGCCGGACTGACCGTCGCCGAGATCGACCGGACGCCCTTCGAACCGGTGACGTTCACCAACAAGCGGTGGGCTCTCGCCGACGTCCACCTGCTCGCCCCGATCTTCTCCAGCAAGGTGATCGGGATCGGCCGCAACTACGCCGATCACGCCGCCGAGCTGGGCAACGCGGTGCCCAAGGAGCCGCTGATGTTCCTCAAGCCGTCGTCCTCGGTGATCGGCCCGAACGACACGATCCGTCTGCCGATCCAGTCCCAGCAGGTCGAGCACGAGGCCGAACTGGCCGTCGTGATCGGCGGCACCGGCCCGGTCAGCCGGATCGACCGCAGGGACGCCGAGAAGGTCATCTTCGGCTACACCTGCGCCAACGACGTCACCGCGCGTGACCTGCAGAAGAACGACGTGCAGTTCACCCGTGCGAAGGGCTTCGACTCGTTCTGCCCGGTCGGCCCGTGGATCGAGACCCGGCTCGACGTCTCCGACCTCGAGGTCCGCTGCGAGGTGGGCCGGCCCGGCGACGAGGTCCGCGAGGTCCGTCAGCTCGGCCGCACCAAGGACATGATCTTCGACGTCCCGTCCCTGGTCTCCTACGTCTCCCACGTGATGTCGCTGCTGCCCGGCGACCTCATCCTCACCGGCACTCCGGCCGGCGTCTCCACCATCACCGACGGTGACATCGTCTCCGTCCGGGTCGAGGGCATCGGCGAGCTGACCAACCCGGTAGCAGCCCGCTGA
- a CDS encoding IclR family transcriptional regulator, with protein sequence MSGVGVLDKAVVILAACVDGASLAELVERTKLPRATAHRLAQALEIHRMLVRDTQGRWRPGPRLGELANAAPDVLLTAAEPLMAALRDATGESAQLYLRRADERLCVAAAERASGLRDTVPVGSVLPMTAGSAAQILLAWEPPEAVMPLLPRCKFTGRTLAEVRRRGWAQSVAEREAGVASVSAPIRDRTGRVIAAVSISGPIERLGRRPGDRHAMAVVRAGQRLSGL encoded by the coding sequence ATGAGCGGTGTCGGCGTTCTCGACAAGGCGGTGGTCATCCTGGCCGCCTGTGTCGACGGCGCCAGCCTGGCCGAACTCGTCGAGCGCACCAAGCTGCCGCGCGCTACGGCACACCGGCTCGCGCAGGCCTTGGAGATCCACCGGATGCTGGTCCGTGACACACAGGGCCGCTGGCGCCCGGGCCCGCGACTCGGCGAGCTCGCCAACGCCGCGCCGGACGTGCTGCTGACCGCGGCCGAACCACTGATGGCCGCGCTCCGCGACGCCACCGGCGAGAGCGCGCAGCTCTACCTGCGCCGCGCGGACGAACGGCTGTGCGTGGCCGCGGCCGAACGGGCCAGCGGACTGCGCGACACGGTGCCGGTCGGTTCCGTGCTGCCGATGACGGCCGGCTCCGCCGCCCAGATCCTGCTGGCCTGGGAACCGCCCGAGGCGGTCATGCCGCTGCTGCCGCGCTGCAAGTTCACCGGCCGCACCCTCGCCGAGGTCCGCCGCCGCGGCTGGGCACAGAGCGTCGCCGAGCGGGAAGCGGGCGTGGCCAGCGTCTCCGCGCCGATCCGGGACCGCACCGGGCGGGTGATCGCGGCGGTCAGCATCTCCGGCCCGATCGAACGCCTCGGCCGCCGTCCCGGAGACCGCCACGCGATGGCCGTGGTCCGCGCCGGCCAGCGCCTCTCCGGACTCTAG